From one Diprion similis isolate iyDipSimi1 chromosome 7, iyDipSimi1.1, whole genome shotgun sequence genomic stretch:
- the LOC124408367 gene encoding trypsin alpha-3-like — protein sequence MLNGALISDTWVLTAAHCMVYPTSWFTIRSGSTLSNSGGSTTSFASVINHASYGSNRWGVPINDIALIRLSSAVSLGSTRAAISLYNANEEAVVGSSAVITGWGALTEGGSAPTVLQTVTVPIVSKSDCNSAYRIWGGLPDGQICAAVPEGGKDACQGDSGGPLAISGRLAGVVSWGNGCARAGWPGVYTEVASYRSWISTNAGI from the coding sequence CACCTGGGTCTTGACCGCTGCTCACTGCATGGTCTACCCCACTAGCTGGTTCACCATCCGCTCTGGATCCACCCTTTCCAACAGCGGCGGTAGCACAACCTCGTTCGCCTCCGTCATCAACCACGCCAGCTACGGTTCGAACAGATGGGGAGTCCCAATCAACGACATTGCTCTCATCCGTCTGAGCAGCGCCGTCTCCCTGGGATCCACCCGTGCCGCCATTTCTCTGTACAACGCCAACGAGGAAGCCGTTGTCGGTTCTTCCGCCGTCATCACCGGATGGGGTGCCCTCACCGAGGGAGGCAGTGCTCCCACCGTCCTCCAGACCGTCACCGTCCCAATTGTCTCCAAGTCTGACTGCAACTCCGCCTACCGCATCTGGGGAGGACTTCCCGACGGCCAGATCTGTGCCGCTGTTCCTGAGGGAGGCAAGGACGCCTGCCAGGGTGACTCTGGTGGTCCCCTCGCCATCAGCGGACGTCTCGCTGGTGTCGTTTCCTGGGGTAACGGATGTGCCCGCGCTGGATGGCCCGGTGTATACACCGAGGTCGCTTCCTACCGCAGCTGGATCTCCACCAACGCTGGAATCTAA